One region of Salvelinus sp. IW2-2015 linkage group LG1, ASM291031v2, whole genome shotgun sequence genomic DNA includes:
- the LOC139028260 gene encoding tripartite motif-containing protein 16-like — translation MVFRQSPQFAQGFGKRFIQRPVLKKNTLLSDLVENLKTGLQXAPPSQCYXEPGDVECDFCSGRKLKAVKSCLVCLASYCETHLKPHYESPTFKKHQLVPATTQLXEKICSHHDKLLEVYCHSDQQFICYQCLLDEHKGHETVSVAAERIAKQRELGEKSQQRIHGIKXEKNNVRKTMKSLKRSTQGAMKNSESIFTSMICSIEKKHSEVKKLIIARERAKGIHVEERLAGLEQEVAELRRRDTELKETEDHIHFLQNVQSLCVTPESEALPSAVDRHVSFEDVKKSVSXLKERLEDVLEEEMAKISGNVHLTLDPNTAHXGLYLSVGNRNVKWDQCQLLEYPDHPERFTFYPQVLCREGLSEACYWEVNWDGDXSVCIAVSYKGXSRKDRGSLFGKNDQSWCLICSDYSSTFYHNDEQTDIPVPCSSRVGVYLDHKEGSLSFYGVSDTMTLLHRVQTTFTQPLYPGFGFRPDNWICNEADLEILAFTQI, via the coding sequence atggttttcCGACAGAGTCCCCAGTTCGCTCAAGGGTTTGGAAAAAGATTTATCCAAAGGCCTGTTCTGAAGAAAAACACTCTGTTGTCTGACTTGGTGGAGAATCTGAAGACAGGACTCCAARCTGCTCCTCCATCTCAATGTTATGRTGAACCTGGAGATGTGGAGTGTGATTTTTGCTCTGGAAGAAAACTTAAAGCTGTCAAgtcctgtctggtgtgtctggcctcttactgtgagactcacctcAAGCCTCACTATGAATCTCCTACCTTTAAGAAGCACCAGTTGGTTCCAGCCACCACACAGCTARAGGAGAAAATCTGCTCTCATCATGATAAACTGCTAGAGGTTTACTGCCACTCAGATCAGCAGTTTATCTGTTATCAGTGTTTGTTAGATGAACATAAAGGCCATGAAACAGTATCAGTTGCAGCAGAAAGGATTGCGAAACAGAGGGAGTTGGGGGAGAAATCCCAGCAGAGAATCCACGGGATAAAGAAMGAGAAGAATAATGTAAGAAAGACTATGAAGTCACTCAAGCGCTCTACACAGGGTGCGATGAAGAACAGTGAAAGTATCTTTACTAGCATGATCTGCTCCATTGAGAAAAAGCACTCTGAGGTGAAGAAGCTGATCATAGCCCGGGAGAGGGCTAAAGGGATTCATGTTGAAGAGCGATTGGCGGGACTGGAGCAGGAGGTAGctgagctgaggaggagagacacTGAGCTGAAGGAAACTGAGGATCACATCCATTTCCTCCAGAATGTCCAGTCTCTCTGTGTCACTCCTGAATCTGAAGCCTTACCTAGCGCTGTCGACCGACATGTCTCCTTTGAAGATGTGAAGAAATCAGTCTCCSGACTAAAAGAACGACTGGAGGATGTATTGGAGGAGGAAATGGCCAAGATATCTGGAAATGTTCATCTTACATTGGATCCCAACACAGCACATYACGGACTGTATCTGTCGGTGGGGAACAGGAATGTGAAATGGGACCAGTGTCAGTTGTTGGAATATCCTGACCATCCAGARAGATTTACCTTCTACCCCCAGGTGCTGTGTAGGGAGGGTCTGTCTGAAGCCTGCTACTGGGAGGTAAACTGGGATGGGGATGSGTCAGTTTGTATAGCCGTCTCATATAAAGGGYTCAGCAGAAAAGACAGAGGCAGTTTGTTTGGGAAGAATGATCAATCCTGGTGTTTAATCTGCTCTGACTATAGCTCCACCTTCTACCACAATGATGAACAGACTGATATCCCTGTCCCCTGCTCTTCCAGAGTAGGAGTGTACCTGGACCACAAGGAAGGATCTCTGTCCTTCTATGGCGTCTCTGACACAATGACCCTCCTCCATAGAGTCCAGACCACATTCACTCAGCCCCTTTATCCTGGGTTTGGGTTTAGGCCTGATAATTGGATTTGCAACGAAGCAGATTTGGAGATACTGGCATTCACACAAATATGA